A region of Flavobacterium indicum GPTSA100-9 = DSM 17447 DNA encodes the following proteins:
- a CDS encoding GEVED domain-containing protein has translation MKKITLWLFLLIVFASNAQIGIIQSFPTTTTPAGWNLGAGSLTTTQSCATAAWRKNNYSTSTTGILTSDTQVSNGANLTISFDYKVVDWSAATTATSPFNGTITTQVSLDNGATWTLSAGVINNTNHVVANTCATVTYVVPGASVPAGSNVKIRWNCVWGTSGDYYVYIDNISATQPTTTPPNCTVLSSPANGAVNVSSSTITWNSATGIPTGYRLNVGTTPGGTQLLNMFDAGNVLSYNLGVLAPGTTYYVTVIPYNANGDATGCTESSFTTCGPNTVYPYMEQFTSFLPNNCWYKADNGDLTAGPATFVGSNWTQDQYLNTGTTLNSFKYNMYTTGDNDWVITQEFSIPTTGYELKYDAALTQWNSTTAPTTPWDAGDAVEVLISNGLTNWTVLRTFDNANTPPASGLSYVEDLDAYAGQTVRFAFRAVTAATDGGDDTDFFVDYINVRLSPTCPDQTGLIVGTVTATTVDFSWDDTSGAGAVGYEYAVTTSATPPASGTAIATTFNSVSSLAPQTLYYIHVRSVCSGGLYGNWTTASFTTLCASITTLPWTEGFEGLTTVGTTNFPSCWSKENGGWESRNSNDTFSTARTGTKFIRNAWSATNEYIWTPGFDLVAGTSYDFSSFIQGDNADSWVVDYFVNTVQNSTGATPIGTTYNVPGTNSGYAAQSYNKVAATFVPSTSGTYYFAVRVNEATGNPWYVSFDDFKLEITPTCLEPVNLTSSNVTATGADLSWDAMVGSVGYEYVVTTSATPPASGTATTNTFAQPTGLTPQTVYYLHVRTDCGSGAYSTWATYTFTTACAPITTLPWTEGFEGLTTVGANNFPSCWYKENGGWESRNSNDTFSTSNTGTKFIRDAWSATNEYMWTPGFDLVAGTSYDFSSFIQGDNGNSWVVDYFVNTAQNSTGATQIGTTYNVPGTGTTYAAQAYNKVTATFVPATSGTYYFAVRVNESTGNPWYVSFDDFELKLTPATPPSCATGLTATPDATCGNFASTLSWTAEPLATGYYVTIGTTSGGSDIANAVPVSVTSYSFSGLNNTQYFWKVVPYNGAGSATGCAEQSFTTAVNGCYCSSVPSSVDNLGITNVVLGATPYTIAPVTYVDNTATPEIIAPGATANLQLTFSTGYTYDINVWIDFNNDFDFDDAGELVKTGIACTNVEPNTVDASFTMPLTAPSGPHRMRIGSADFGQVPPAPCYNGSYGVTLDFTVDTSLATSSFDLSNFVAYPNPVKDVLNLSYSTAITNVKVTNLLGQQVMTKNVNDTNVQVNMSDLSAGAYIVTISSGDMIHTIKVVKQ, from the coding sequence ATGAAAAAAATTACATTATGGTTATTCCTGCTTATAGTATTTGCTTCAAATGCTCAAATAGGTATAATTCAAAGTTTTCCAACGACTACCACTCCTGCTGGGTGGAATTTAGGAGCTGGATCACTTACTACAACACAATCCTGTGCGACTGCGGCCTGGAGAAAAAACAATTATAGTACTAGTACAACGGGAATATTAACTTCAGATACTCAGGTGTCAAATGGAGCTAATTTGACTATTTCATTTGATTATAAAGTTGTAGATTGGTCGGCAGCAACAACTGCTACTTCTCCATTTAATGGTACAATTACAACACAAGTGTCTTTAGATAATGGGGCTACTTGGACTTTAAGTGCAGGTGTAATTAATAATACAAATCACGTAGTAGCAAATACATGTGCAACCGTTACTTATGTTGTGCCTGGAGCTAGCGTGCCTGCTGGATCAAATGTTAAAATAAGATGGAATTGTGTATGGGGAACTTCAGGTGATTATTATGTTTATATTGATAATATCTCTGCAACTCAACCTACAACTACTCCGCCAAACTGTACAGTTTTATCATCTCCTGCAAATGGTGCGGTAAATGTTAGTAGCTCTACAATTACTTGGAACAGTGCTACTGGAATTCCAACAGGTTATAGATTAAACGTTGGAACTACACCTGGTGGTACTCAATTGTTAAATATGTTTGATGCTGGAAATGTTTTATCCTATAATTTAGGTGTATTAGCTCCTGGGACAACATATTATGTAACGGTTATTCCTTATAATGCCAATGGTGATGCAACTGGTTGTACAGAATCAAGTTTTACAACTTGTGGACCAAATACAGTTTATCCTTATATGGAACAATTTACTTCTTTTTTACCAAATAATTGTTGGTATAAAGCGGATAATGGTGATTTAACAGCAGGTCCTGCAACTTTTGTTGGAAGTAATTGGACACAAGATCAATATTTAAATACGGGTACTACTTTAAACTCGTTTAAATATAATATGTACACTACTGGAGATAATGATTGGGTAATCACTCAAGAATTTTCTATACCTACAACTGGATATGAATTAAAATATGATGCTGCTTTAACACAGTGGAATAGTACAACAGCACCAACTACTCCATGGGATGCTGGTGATGCTGTTGAAGTTTTGATTTCAAATGGATTAACAAATTGGACAGTTTTAAGAACTTTTGATAATGCAAATACTCCACCTGCGTCAGGTTTAAGTTATGTAGAAGATCTAGATGCTTATGCTGGTCAAACGGTAAGATTTGCATTTAGAGCAGTTACAGCTGCAACTGATGGTGGTGACGATACGGATTTCTTTGTTGATTATATTAATGTAAGATTATCTCCAACTTGTCCTGATCAAACAGGATTAATAGTTGGCACCGTAACAGCAACTACAGTTGATTTTTCTTGGGATGATACATCTGGAGCTGGTGCAGTTGGATATGAATATGCTGTTACTACCTCTGCAACACCTCCTGCTTCTGGAACTGCAATAGCAACAACATTTAATTCTGTTTCAAGTTTAGCGCCTCAAACACTTTATTATATTCATGTACGTTCTGTATGTTCAGGTGGTTTGTATGGTAATTGGACTACAGCTTCATTTACAACTTTATGTGCTTCAATTACAACTTTACCTTGGACAGAAGGTTTTGAAGGATTAACTACGGTTGGAACAACGAATTTTCCTTCTTGTTGGTCTAAAGAAAATGGAGGATGGGAATCAAGAAATTCAAATGATACTTTTAGTACAGCTAGAACGGGAACTAAATTTATCAGAAATGCATGGTCTGCAACTAATGAATATATTTGGACTCCAGGGTTTGATTTAGTAGCAGGTACTTCTTATGATTTCTCTTCTTTTATTCAAGGAGATAATGCAGATTCATGGGTGGTTGATTATTTTGTGAATACAGTTCAAAATTCAACGGGCGCAACTCCAATTGGTACAACTTATAATGTACCTGGAACAAATTCTGGATATGCTGCTCAATCGTATAATAAAGTTGCTGCAACTTTTGTGCCTTCAACTTCAGGTACTTATTATTTTGCAGTTAGAGTTAATGAAGCAACTGGAAATCCATGGTATGTTTCATTTGATGATTTTAAATTAGAAATTACACCAACATGTTTAGAGCCCGTAAATTTAACTTCATCGAATGTTACTGCAACGGGTGCTGATTTATCATGGGATGCAATGGTTGGTTCTGTAGGTTACGAATATGTAGTTACAACATCTGCAACTCCACCTGCTTCTGGAACAGCAACAACAAATACTTTTGCACAACCTACAGGTTTAACACCTCAAACGGTTTATTATTTACATGTAAGAACAGATTGTGGATCTGGAGCTTATTCTACATGGGCAACGTATACATTTACTACTGCTTGTGCACCGATTACGACTTTGCCATGGACTGAAGGATTTGAAGGATTAACAACAGTTGGAGCAAATAATTTCCCATCTTGTTGGTATAAAGAAAATGGAGGTTGGGAATCTAGAAATTCAAATGATACTTTCAGTACTTCAAATACAGGAACTAAATTTATTAGAGATGCATGGTCAGCAACAAATGAATATATGTGGACACCTGGTTTTGATTTAGTAGCAGGTACTTCTTATGATTTCTCTTCATTCATTCAAGGAGATAATGGAAATTCATGGGTAGTTGATTATTTCGTAAATACAGCACAAAATTCAACAGGAGCAACGCAAATTGGAACTACTTATAATGTGCCAGGAACAGGAACTACTTATGCAGCACAAGCTTACAATAAAGTAACAGCTACATTTGTTCCAGCTACTTCAGGAACTTATTATTTTGCAGTTAGAGTAAATGAATCTACGGGTAATCCTTGGTATGTTTCTTTTGATGATTTTGAATTAAAATTAACACCAGCAACACCTCCGTCTTGTGCGACTGGCTTAACAGCAACACCTGATGCAACTTGTGGAAATTTTGCTTCTACTTTATCTTGGACAGCAGAACCACTTGCTACTGGATATTATGTTACCATCGGAACAACTTCTGGAGGTTCTGATATTGCGAATGCAGTGCCTGTAAGTGTTACATCTTATAGCTTCTCAGGATTAAATAATACTCAGTATTTTTGGAAAGTTGTGCCTTACAATGGTGCAGGAAGTGCAACGGGTTGTGCAGAACAATCGTTTACTACAGCTGTTAATGGATGTTATTGTTCATCAGTTCCATCTTCTGTGGATAATTTAGGTATTACAAATGTAGTTTTAGGTGCAACGCCATATACGATTGCTCCGGTTACTTATGTAGATAATACTGCTACACCTGAAATTATCGCTCCTGGTGCTACAGCAAATTTACAATTGACTTTCTCAACAGGTTATACTTATGATATAAATGTATGGATTGATTTTAATAATGATTTTGATTTTGATGATGCTGGAGAGTTAGTAAAAACGGGTATCGCATGTACAAATGTTGAGCCAAATACGGTAGATGCTTCATTTACAATGCCTCTAACAGCTCCTTCAGGACCACATAGAATGAGAATTGGTTCAGCAGACTTTGGACAAGTTCCTCCTGCACCTTGTTATAATGGTTCGTATGGTGTAACATTAGACTTTACAGTTGATACTTCATTAGCAACTTCAAGTTTTGATTTAAGTAATTTTGTTGCTTATCCAAACCCAGTAAAAGATGTATTGAATTTATCATATTCAACAGCAATTACAAATGTAAAAGTGACTAATTTATTAGGACAACAAGTAATGACTAAGAATGTAAATGATACTAATGTTCAAGTAAACATGTCTGATTTATCAGCAGGTGCTTACATTGTAACCATTTCTTCTGGAGATATGATTCATACAATTAAAGTTGTTAAACAATAA
- the fabV gene encoding enoyl-ACP reductase FabV — MIIEPRMRGFICLTAHPAGCAQNVKNQIEYVKSKGKINGAKKVLVIGASTGFGLASRITSAFGCDAATIGVFFEKEPAPGKTATPGWYNTAAFEIEAEKAGLYAKSINGDAFSDEIKQQTIDLIKKDLGQVDLVIYSLASPVRMHPKTGVLHRSTLKPIGAKFTNKTVDFHTGVVSDVSIEPATQEDIDNTVVVMGGEDWSMWMEAMKNAGVLAEGAMTVAYSYIGPEVTEAVYRKGTIGRAKDHLEATAFEITNDLKEINGKAYVSVNKALVTQASSAIPVVPLYMSLLFKIMKKDNSHEGCIEQMERLFSDRLFNGSEIPTDDKGRIRIDDWEMRQQYQDEIAELWKSISTETLTNNGDLEEYRNGFLNLFGFGFKEIDYTKDTNEMVMIPSIK, encoded by the coding sequence ATGATTATCGAACCAAGAATGCGTGGATTTATATGTTTAACAGCTCATCCAGCTGGTTGTGCTCAAAATGTAAAAAATCAAATTGAATACGTAAAATCAAAAGGTAAAATTAATGGTGCAAAGAAAGTATTAGTAATTGGAGCTTCTACAGGGTTTGGATTAGCCTCTAGAATTACAAGTGCTTTTGGATGTGATGCTGCTACAATAGGAGTTTTTTTCGAAAAAGAACCAGCGCCCGGTAAAACAGCCACTCCAGGTTGGTATAATACAGCTGCTTTTGAAATTGAAGCAGAAAAAGCAGGTTTATATGCAAAAAGTATTAATGGTGATGCTTTTTCAGATGAAATAAAACAGCAAACAATTGACTTAATTAAAAAAGATTTAGGTCAAGTTGATTTAGTGATTTATAGTTTAGCTTCACCAGTTCGTATGCATCCTAAAACTGGGGTGTTACACCGTTCAACATTAAAACCAATTGGTGCTAAGTTTACAAATAAAACAGTTGATTTTCACACAGGTGTTGTTTCAGATGTAAGCATTGAACCAGCTACACAAGAAGATATCGATAATACCGTTGTGGTTATGGGTGGAGAAGATTGGTCAATGTGGATGGAAGCTATGAAAAACGCTGGAGTTTTAGCAGAAGGCGCAATGACTGTAGCTTATTCATATATAGGACCAGAGGTGACAGAAGCCGTTTATAGAAAAGGTACTATAGGAAGAGCTAAAGACCATTTAGAAGCTACAGCTTTTGAAATTACCAATGATTTAAAAGAAATAAATGGTAAAGCTTATGTTTCAGTTAATAAAGCTTTGGTAACACAAGCAAGTTCTGCAATCCCAGTTGTGCCGCTATATATGTCTTTATTGTTCAAAATAATGAAAAAAGATAACAGTCATGAAGGTTGTATCGAACAAATGGAACGTTTGTTCTCGGATAGATTGTTTAATGGATCTGAAATACCTACGGATGATAAAGGAAGAATCAGAATTGATGATTGGGAGATGAGACAACAATATCAAGATGAAATTGCCGAATTATGGAAATCTATTAGTACTGAAACATTAACGAATAATGGAGATTTAGAGGAATATAGAAATGGATTTTTAAATTTATTTGGATTTGGTTTCAAAGAAATTGATTACACAAAAGATACAAATGAAATGGTTATGATACCAAGTATCAAATAA
- the recN gene encoding DNA repair protein RecN, producing the protein MLLSLSVQNYALIEHLEIHFSNQFSTITGETGAGKSILLGALGLIMGNRADLSSLKDKEKKCIVEATFQVDKYNLENLFAENELDYETTTIIRREILPSGKSRAFVNDTPTNLAEVQVLAEHLLDIHSQHETRELEQQDYQLSVLDAIGNNASLLKEYTVQLSNYKRIGKALSELKAESETSVKEQDYNLFLFNELEQVGLKIDEQKELEEELESLNNVELINECLSKIVAFANEEQIGFIATVKEAKSALIKIASFSKIYHDLFERLQSALIELEDITETSQLLAEKVVFDPERLAFVSSRLQTIYDLQKKHQVATIEELIKIQDHLSSKLNRVTDLKDSILKLEEELKEKENSLNELAIQIHNNREGAIPQFVAKAENILAELGMPNAKFQFSLEVSDVYFSNGKNVIELLFSANKGTNFGTIKKVASGGEMSRIMLAIKSILADYTNLPTIIFDEIDTGVSGEIALKMAEIMKSMSEKRQVFAITHLPQIASKGNQHYKVFKYSEGDTTLSKIVSLTLDERVKEIAEMLSGKEYTESAINHAKTLLN; encoded by the coding sequence ATGCTTTTATCTTTATCTGTTCAAAATTATGCTTTAATAGAGCATCTGGAGATTCATTTTTCTAACCAATTTTCTACAATTACAGGAGAAACTGGCGCAGGTAAATCCATTTTACTTGGCGCACTTGGTTTAATTATGGGTAATAGAGCTGATTTATCTTCATTAAAAGATAAAGAAAAAAAATGTATTGTTGAAGCGACTTTTCAAGTGGATAAATATAATTTAGAAAATTTATTTGCTGAAAATGAATTAGATTATGAAACCACAACAATAATAAGAAGAGAAATTTTGCCTTCAGGAAAGTCAAGAGCATTTGTAAATGATACCCCAACCAATTTAGCAGAAGTTCAAGTTTTAGCGGAGCATTTGTTAGATATTCATTCACAACACGAAACACGTGAACTGGAACAGCAAGACTATCAATTGTCTGTTTTAGATGCTATAGGTAATAATGCCAGTCTTCTCAAAGAATATACTGTTCAATTATCCAACTATAAACGAATAGGTAAGGCTCTTTCTGAACTTAAAGCTGAAAGTGAAACTAGTGTCAAAGAACAAGATTATAATTTGTTTTTATTTAATGAATTAGAACAAGTTGGTTTAAAAATTGATGAACAAAAAGAGCTGGAAGAAGAGCTAGAAAGTTTAAATAATGTTGAACTTATTAATGAATGTTTAAGTAAAATTGTTGCTTTTGCTAATGAAGAGCAAATTGGATTTATCGCAACAGTTAAAGAAGCTAAAAGTGCTTTAATTAAAATTGCTTCTTTTTCGAAAATTTATCACGATTTGTTCGAAAGATTGCAATCTGCATTAATTGAATTAGAAGATATAACCGAAACAAGTCAATTATTGGCAGAAAAAGTTGTTTTTGATCCAGAGCGACTCGCTTTTGTTTCATCTAGATTACAAACAATTTATGATTTGCAAAAAAAACATCAAGTAGCAACAATTGAAGAGCTTATAAAAATTCAAGATCATTTGTCTTCAAAACTTAATAGAGTAACTGATTTAAAAGATTCTATTTTAAAGTTAGAAGAAGAGTTGAAGGAGAAAGAAAATAGTCTTAATGAATTAGCTATCCAAATTCACAATAATAGAGAAGGAGCAATACCTCAATTTGTTGCTAAAGCAGAAAATATTTTAGCCGAGTTAGGTATGCCCAATGCGAAATTTCAATTTTCATTAGAAGTATCTGACGTTTATTTTTCAAATGGTAAAAACGTAATTGAATTACTATTTTCAGCAAATAAAGGAACAAATTTCGGGACAATAAAGAAAGTAGCTTCTGGAGGAGAAATGTCGAGAATCATGTTGGCAATAAAATCTATTTTAGCCGATTATACGAATTTACCAACCATAATTTTTGATGAAATTGATACAGGTGTATCGGGTGAAATTGCGCTAAAAATGGCTGAAATAATGAAAAGTATGAGTGAAAAAAGACAAGTGTTTGCTATAACGCATTTGCCTCAGATTGCTTCAAAAGGAAATCAGCATTATAAAGTATTTAAATACAGTGAGGGCGATACAACTCTTTCTAAAATAGTATCACTAACATTAGACGAAAGAGTTAAAGAAATTGCTGAAATGCTGTCCGGAAAAGAATATACAGAATCAGCAATTAATCATGCAAAAACATTATTAAATTAA
- the porD gene encoding type IX secretion system protein PorD gives MKFKLLYFILFFGAFVKAQELKATVVVNYDKITNVNNQIFKSLEKQFADFLNNTKFTDKETKMNEKISCSFFLFINSFNSNEFEATLQITSSRPVFNSNYTTPVLNLNDKEVSFRYVESENFVFDQNSFTSNLLSLGAFYANIIIGSDADTFSNKGGTDYFERALNIATVAQTSGYPGWVQTGKKQNRFNLISDLMSNTYDAYRESMYFYHIKGLDNMATDVKQGKLNIIQSIDILYQIHKVRPNSLLARTFFDAKTDEIVSVFTGGPAVDLAVLTENLKSISPLNGSKWNKIR, from the coding sequence ATGAAGTTTAAATTATTATATTTTATTTTATTTTTTGGAGCTTTTGTTAAAGCTCAAGAATTAAAAGCTACAGTAGTGGTTAATTATGATAAAATAACAAACGTAAATAATCAAATTTTTAAATCATTAGAAAAGCAATTTGCTGACTTCTTAAACAATACAAAATTTACAGATAAAGAGACTAAAATGAATGAGAAGATCAGTTGCTCGTTTTTTTTATTCATTAATTCTTTTAATAGTAATGAGTTTGAAGCTACTTTACAAATTACTTCTTCAAGACCCGTTTTTAATTCAAATTATACAACTCCTGTATTAAATTTAAATGATAAAGAAGTATCTTTTAGGTATGTTGAATCTGAAAACTTTGTATTTGATCAAAATTCATTTACTTCAAATTTACTTTCTTTAGGTGCTTTTTATGCTAATATAATTATTGGTAGTGATGCCGATACTTTTTCAAATAAAGGAGGTACAGATTATTTTGAAAGAGCTCTAAATATTGCTACCGTAGCTCAAACAAGTGGTTATCCTGGGTGGGTGCAAACTGGAAAAAAACAAAATAGATTCAATTTAATATCTGATTTAATGTCAAATACCTATGATGCGTATCGCGAATCGATGTATTTTTATCATATAAAAGGTTTAGATAATATGGCAACTGATGTTAAACAAGGAAAATTAAATATAATTCAATCTATAGATATTTTATATCAAATACATAAAGTTAGACCTAATTCTCTATTAGCACGTACTTTTTTTGATGCTAAAACTGATGAAATTGTGTCTGTTTTTACTGGTGGACCAGCAGTAGATTTGGCTGTTTTAACGGAAAACTTAAAATCTATTTCACCTCTTAATGGTTCTAAATGGAATAAAATAAGGTAA
- the coaBC gene encoding bifunctional phosphopantothenoylcysteine decarboxylase/phosphopantothenate--cysteine ligase CoaBC, which translates to MSVLSGKKILLGISGGIAAYKTASLVRLFIKAGAHVQVVMTPASKDFVTPLTLATLSKNPVYSTFYDDVNDASNMQEGVWTNHVELALWADYMLIAPATANTLSKMANGTCDNLLLATYLSAKCPVYFAPAMDLDMYKHQSTLDNFKKLESFGNIIIPAEKGELASGLSGEGRLAEPENIVLFIEKDIESKLPLRGKKILVTAGPTYEAIDPVRFIGNHSTGKMGFDIAKAAASKGAQVILVTGPTYLQLDHHLIQVIRVTSAEEMYKACHQYFDTVDVAVAAAAVADYKPKNVALQKIKKTEDTFTIELEKNKDILLSLGQIKKQQFLIGFALETENEIENAKAKIVKKNLDLIVLNSLNDKGAGFGKPTNKVTFIDKDFTIFENELKSKELVSEDIVNLIVNKYEV; encoded by the coding sequence ATGTCTGTTTTAAGTGGTAAAAAAATCTTACTAGGTATTTCTGGTGGAATTGCCGCTTATAAAACTGCGTCTTTGGTTAGACTTTTTATAAAAGCAGGTGCGCATGTACAAGTAGTCATGACACCTGCTTCTAAAGATTTTGTAACACCTTTAACTTTAGCTACATTATCTAAAAATCCTGTATATTCCACATTTTATGATGATGTAAATGATGCCTCTAATATGCAAGAAGGGGTGTGGACAAATCATGTTGAATTGGCACTTTGGGCAGATTATATGTTAATAGCGCCAGCAACGGCAAATACGTTGTCTAAAATGGCAAATGGAACTTGCGATAATCTATTATTAGCTACTTATTTATCTGCAAAATGTCCTGTTTATTTTGCGCCAGCAATGGATTTAGATATGTATAAACACCAATCAACACTTGATAATTTTAAAAAATTAGAAAGTTTTGGAAATATTATAATTCCAGCAGAAAAAGGTGAATTGGCTAGCGGATTAAGTGGAGAAGGGCGATTGGCTGAGCCAGAAAATATTGTTTTGTTCATAGAAAAAGATATTGAAAGTAAGTTGCCATTGCGAGGTAAAAAAATACTAGTAACAGCAGGGCCTACTTATGAAGCAATCGATCCTGTCCGTTTTATTGGGAATCATTCTACAGGTAAAATGGGATTTGATATTGCAAAAGCTGCTGCTAGTAAAGGGGCACAAGTTATTTTGGTTACTGGGCCAACCTATTTGCAACTAGACCATCATTTAATTCAAGTAATTCGTGTTACTTCAGCAGAAGAAATGTATAAGGCTTGTCATCAATATTTTGATACGGTTGATGTTGCTGTTGCTGCAGCTGCAGTTGCAGATTATAAGCCAAAAAATGTTGCTTTACAAAAAATAAAGAAAACAGAAGATACGTTTACTATTGAATTAGAAAAGAATAAAGATATTTTATTATCTTTAGGTCAGATAAAAAAGCAACAATTTTTAATCGGATTTGCATTAGAAACTGAAAATGAAATAGAAAATGCAAAAGCAAAAATTGTTAAAAAAAATCTAGATTTAATAGTTTTAAATTCTCTGAATGATAAAGGCGCTGGATTTGGAAAACCAACCAACAAAGTTACTTTTATTGATAAAGATTTTACTATTTTTGAAAACGAATTAAAATCTAAAGAATTAGTGTCTGAAGATATAGTTAACCTAATTGTTAATAAATATGAAGTTTAA